In the genome of Actinomadura graeca, one region contains:
- a CDS encoding TIM barrel protein, with the protein MIAAGRVAAAPISWGVCEVPGWGHQLAARRVLAEMRDLGVAATEFGPDGFLPADPAERSALLGAYGLRPVGGFVPLVLHDPGRDPLPGLARALDSFGDAAVVVLAAATGRDGYDARPVLDGRQWTALLANLGRAARHAAGRGHRAVLHPHVGTVVERREEVERVLDGSDIGLCLDTGHLLIGGTDPLALARSAPDRIAHVHLKDVDAALARAVRTGGTGYTAAVRDGIYRPLGRGDIDIAGIIGALEDAGYGGWYVLEQDMVLTTDPAPDAGPRDDVRACLEFLEAA; encoded by the coding sequence ATGATCGCCGCCGGGCGCGTCGCCGCCGCGCCGATCTCCTGGGGAGTCTGCGAGGTCCCCGGCTGGGGGCACCAGCTCGCCGCCCGGCGCGTCCTCGCCGAGATGCGCGACCTCGGCGTCGCCGCCACCGAGTTCGGCCCGGACGGCTTCCTCCCCGCCGACCCCGCGGAGCGTTCCGCGCTGCTCGGCGCGTACGGGCTGCGCCCCGTCGGCGGGTTCGTCCCCCTCGTCCTGCACGACCCCGGCCGCGACCCGCTCCCGGGCCTCGCCCGCGCCCTCGACTCCTTCGGCGACGCGGCGGTCGTGGTGCTCGCCGCCGCCACCGGGCGGGACGGCTACGACGCGAGGCCCGTCCTGGACGGGCGGCAGTGGACCGCCCTCCTGGCCAACCTCGGGCGCGCCGCCCGCCACGCCGCCGGGCGCGGCCACCGCGCCGTCCTGCACCCGCACGTCGGCACGGTCGTCGAGCGGCGCGAGGAGGTCGAGCGCGTCCTGGACGGCTCCGACATCGGGCTGTGCCTCGACACCGGCCACCTGCTCATCGGCGGCACCGACCCGCTGGCCCTGGCGCGCTCGGCACCGGACAGGATCGCCCACGTCCACCTCAAGGACGTCGACGCCGCCCTCGCCCGCGCGGTGCGGACCGGCGGGACCGGCTACACCGCCGCCGTCCGGGACGGGATCTACCGCCCCCTCGGCCGGGGCGACATCGACATCGCCGGGATCATCGGCGCGCTGGAGGACGCGGGATACGGGGGTTGGTACGTCCTCGAACAGGACATGGTCCTCACCACCGACCCCGCGCCGGACGCCGGGCCCCGCGACGACGTCCGCGCCTGCCTGGAGTTCCTGGAGGCCGCATGA
- a CDS encoding Gfo/Idh/MocA family oxidoreductase, whose protein sequence is MRIGLAGVGRIGGGHAETLRGIAEVEEVVVADADAGRAREVARKLGVRAAAGVDALFAAGLDGLVVATPTAAHAGLVIRAVEAGLPVFVEKPVATDLDGTIQVLTAVRGSGVPVQVGFQRRFDPGHRAAREAVRSGRLGWVHTVRSCTLDPVPPPEEYLPTSGGLFRDCSVHDFDAVRFVTGRDVVEVTAAGADRGAAVFAESGDASAASAVLTLDDGTLAVVSASRYNAAGYDVRLEVLGSRDSVVVGLDDRTPLSPAGPGTRPAGPPHTGFLERFAEAYTAELRAFTGMVAEGAASPCPPEESLEAFYVAEACETSRRERRAVAIEEVRR, encoded by the coding sequence ATGAGGATCGGGCTGGCCGGTGTGGGCCGGATCGGCGGGGGACACGCGGAGACGCTGCGGGGGATCGCGGAGGTCGAGGAGGTGGTCGTCGCCGACGCCGACGCCGGACGGGCGCGCGAGGTGGCGCGCAAGCTCGGCGTCCGGGCCGCCGCCGGAGTGGACGCGCTGTTCGCCGCCGGGCTGGACGGCCTGGTCGTCGCCACGCCCACCGCCGCGCACGCCGGCCTGGTGATCCGCGCCGTGGAGGCCGGGCTGCCGGTCTTCGTGGAGAAGCCGGTGGCCACCGATCTTGATGGAACGATCCAAGTGCTGACGGCCGTCCGCGGCTCCGGCGTGCCGGTGCAGGTCGGCTTCCAGCGGCGCTTCGACCCCGGGCACCGGGCCGCGCGCGAGGCGGTCCGCTCCGGCCGGCTCGGCTGGGTGCACACCGTCCGCTCCTGCACGCTCGACCCCGTCCCCCCGCCGGAGGAGTACCTGCCCACCTCGGGCGGGCTGTTCCGGGACTGCTCCGTCCACGACTTCGACGCCGTCCGGTTCGTCACCGGCCGCGACGTCGTCGAGGTGACCGCGGCCGGGGCGGACCGCGGCGCCGCCGTCTTCGCCGAGTCCGGCGACGCCTCCGCCGCCTCGGCGGTCCTCACGCTCGACGACGGCACCCTCGCGGTGGTCTCCGCGAGCCGCTACAACGCAGCCGGCTACGACGTCCGGCTGGAGGTGCTCGGCTCCCGTGACTCGGTGGTCGTCGGCCTGGACGACCGGACCCCGCTGTCACCCGCCGGTCCCGGCACGCGCCCGGCGGGCCCGCCGCACACCGGCTTCCTCGAACGGTTCGCCGAGGCGTACACCGCCGAGCTCCGGGCGTTCACCGGCATGGTCGCCGAGGGCGCGGCCAGCCCGTGCCCGCCGGAGGAGAGCCTGGAGGCGTTCTACGTGGCCGAGGCGTGCGAGACCTCCCGGCGCGAGCGGCGCGCCGTCGCGATCGAGGAGGTCCGCCGATGA